From Coffea arabica cultivar ET-39 chromosome 10e, Coffea Arabica ET-39 HiFi, whole genome shotgun sequence, one genomic window encodes:
- the LOC113711917 gene encoding bidirectional sugar transporter SWEET1-like, whose translation MKEIAHFVFGVFGNASALFLFLAPVITFRRIIIKRSTEQFSGVPYVMTLLNCLLSAWYGLPFVSPHNLPVSTINGTGAAIEIIYVLIFLIFAPKKEKTKIFSILVLVITAFAAVALVSLFVLHGQSRKLFCGLAATIFSITMYASPLTIIRLVIKTKSVEFMPFFLSLFVFLCGTSWFIFGLLGRDPFVAIPNGFGSGLGTVQLILYAIYHDNKGPGKREVSDASSQLKDLENGKPQEEKQTPGDEQV comes from the exons atgaaggaaattgcACATTTTGTGTTTGGAGTTTTTG GAAATGCTTCTGCGCTGTTCCTCTTTTTGGCACCAGT GATAACATTCAGAAGGATCATTATTAAAAGATCTACAGAGCAGTTCTCTGGGGTTCCCTATGTCATGACTTTGCTGAACTGTTTGCTCTCTGCATG GTATGGACTGCCTTTTGTATCACCACACAATCTGCCAGTGTCCACAATTAATGGAACTGGTGCTgcaattgagattatatatgtGCTGATTTTCCTCATTTTTGCACCCAAGAAGGAGAAAACAAAGatcttttccattcttgttctGGTCATCACTGCGTTTGCAGCTGTTGCGTTGGTTTCCCTATTTGTTCTCCATGGCCAAAGCAGGAAGTTGTTCTGTGGTTTAGCTGCGACAATTTTCTCCATCACCATGTATGCTTCACCTCTGACAATCATA AGGTTGGTGATCAAGACCAAAAGCGTGGAGTTCATGCCATTCTTCCTGTCACTCTTTGTGTTCTTATGTGGCACTTCCTGGTTTATCTTTGGCCTTCTTGGAAGAGACCCCTTTGTTGCT ATTCCAAATGGCTTTGGGAGTGGATTAGGAACAGTGCAGCTAATCTTGTATGCTATCTATCATGACAACAAAGGTCCAGGGAAAAGAGAAGTTTCTGATGCATCCTCACAGTTAAAGGATCTGGAAAATGGCAAGCCTCAAGAAGAGAAGCAAACACCAGGGGATGAACAGGTTTAG